Proteins from one Streptomyces genisteinicus genomic window:
- a CDS encoding ABC transporter ATP-binding protein yields the protein MTDESPPAGPPERALLPTATARETLAALGALLHGHRLLAAAAAAVLVAGTAIGLLTAPLLGRVVDLVVEQRGTAALTLPMVLLLAVAVARGLATAVGNALVARLGETVLAGLREKFVARALHLPLDRVEQAGSGDLTSRVTGDVTVTTKAVRQALPEFSGALLTIVLTTAGLAVLDWRFLLAVLPVVPVHVLTVRWYMPRASRVYAAHRVASGALQHQLLDSIGGVRTVRAFRLGDAHSGLLRERSEAAVRLSLRGSRLVSGFFSRLNAAEFVGLASVLATGFVLVRDDAVSIGTATAAALYFHGLFNPLNAALFLIDEAQSAGASLARLVGVSQLPAEREPDGRAVPVDGSVKVDALSHAYAPGHPVLHEVDLDVRSGERVALVGASGAGKTTLAKLIAGVHEPSGGVIVLGGVDTRELGPAGVRRAVTMISQEVHVFAGPLADDLRLARPSASDAEVRAALERVGALEWAGALPQGVDTVVGEGGHRLTVTQAQQLALARLVLAGLPVAILDEATADAGSAGARVLERAAENALEGRTGLLVAHRLPQAAAADRIVVLDEGRVVESGTHAGLLAAGGRYAALWAAWSAGRGTPESPESPAT from the coding sequence ATGACGGACGAGTCGCCGCCCGCCGGTCCGCCGGAGCGCGCACTGCTGCCCACCGCGACGGCCCGGGAGACCCTCGCGGCGCTCGGCGCGCTGCTGCACGGCCACCGGCTGCTCGCCGCCGCGGCCGCGGCCGTGCTCGTCGCCGGCACGGCGATCGGGCTGCTGACCGCGCCCCTCCTCGGCCGTGTCGTGGACCTCGTCGTCGAGCAGCGGGGCACCGCCGCGCTGACGCTGCCGATGGTCCTGCTGCTGGCCGTCGCCGTGGCCCGGGGCCTCGCGACCGCGGTCGGCAACGCGCTCGTGGCGCGGCTCGGCGAGACGGTCCTCGCGGGCCTGCGCGAGAAGTTCGTGGCGCGGGCGCTGCACCTGCCGCTCGACCGGGTCGAGCAGGCGGGGTCCGGGGACCTGACCTCACGGGTGACCGGCGACGTGACGGTGACGACCAAGGCGGTGCGCCAGGCCCTTCCGGAGTTCAGCGGCGCGCTCCTCACGATCGTCCTGACCACGGCCGGACTCGCCGTCCTGGACTGGCGCTTCCTGCTCGCCGTGCTTCCCGTGGTGCCCGTCCACGTGCTGACCGTGCGCTGGTACATGCCGCGTGCCTCCCGCGTGTACGCGGCGCACCGGGTGGCGTCGGGAGCGCTCCAGCACCAGCTGCTGGACAGCATCGGCGGTGTGCGGACCGTCCGCGCGTTCCGGCTGGGCGACGCGCACTCCGGCCTGCTGCGGGAACGGTCCGAGGCGGCCGTCCGGCTCTCGCTGCGCGGCAGCCGCCTCGTGTCGGGCTTCTTCTCCCGGCTCAACGCCGCCGAGTTCGTCGGCCTGGCCTCCGTCCTCGCGACCGGCTTCGTGCTGGTGCGCGACGACGCCGTGAGCATCGGCACGGCGACGGCCGCCGCGCTGTACTTCCACGGCCTGTTCAACCCCCTCAACGCGGCGCTCTTCCTCATCGACGAGGCGCAGTCGGCGGGCGCCTCGCTCGCCCGGCTCGTCGGCGTCTCGCAGCTGCCCGCCGAACGCGAGCCGGACGGGCGGGCCGTCCCGGTCGACGGTTCCGTCAAGGTCGACGCGCTCAGCCACGCGTACGCCCCCGGGCATCCCGTCCTGCACGAGGTCGATCTCGACGTGCGCAGCGGGGAGCGGGTCGCCCTGGTCGGTGCGAGCGGGGCCGGCAAGACGACGCTGGCGAAGCTGATCGCGGGAGTCCACGAGCCGTCCGGCGGAGTGATCGTGCTGGGCGGTGTCGACACGCGGGAGCTGGGTCCGGCCGGGGTGCGGCGTGCCGTGACGATGATCAGCCAGGAGGTCCACGTCTTCGCCGGGCCGCTCGCCGACGACCTCCGCCTCGCGCGGCCCTCGGCGTCCGACGCCGAGGTGCGGGCGGCGCTGGAGCGGGTCGGGGCGCTGGAGTGGGCCGGGGCCCTGCCGCAGGGGGTGGACACCGTCGTCGGCGAGGGCGGCCACCGCCTCACCGTCACCCAGGCGCAGCAGCTGGCCCTCGCCCGCCTCGTCCTCGCCGGACTCCCCGTCGCCATTCTGGACGAGGCGACCGCCGACGCCGGGAGCGCGGGAGCGCGGGTGCTGGAACGTGCGGCGGAGAACGCGCTGGAGGGGCGTACGGGTCTGCTGGTCGCCCACCGGCTGCCGCAGGCGGCCGCCGCGGACAGGATCGTCGTCCTCGACGAGGGCCGTGTCGTGGAGAGCGGCACCCACGCCGGACTGCTCGCGGCCGGGGGGCGTTACGCGGCGCTCTGGGCGGCGTGGTCGGCGGGCCGCGGGACCCCGGAGTCCCCGGAGTCCCCGGCGACGTGA